In one Modestobacter sp. L9-4 genomic region, the following are encoded:
- a CDS encoding protein kinase, which yields MEPNGRLLGGRYELTGLIATGGMGQVWQGRDNVLARDVAIKVLRSEFTGDPTFLARFRSEAQLAAGLVHPNIATLFDYGEVPAADPAAEHLAYLVMELVRGESLGTVLHRDRRLSPERTLDVLRQSAAGLAAAHAAGVVHRDVKPGNLLLADDGTVKVTDFGVAVTAASQQLTQVGQVIGTASYLSPEQAQGARATPASDVYALGLVGYECLSGLRAFDGESSVQVLMAQIHDTPAPLPDDVPAPVRRLVETAMAKDPAARFRDGAAFRDAVDALRGGRRPAAEGPRTAVLPAVPGLAAGPADDRTVSVRTAAAGTTPPRTTRALSTARPAPVAPPPRDRRRLLLPLLAVLAIAAIVVGVVVLGDRSGGTAADPAPSPAAPVTSAAATPTATSTAPRSSAAPTTQPTRLRASDYIGLEVSAVSARLKAMGYQVRERPQQVADEVPGTVLSVEPNGALPGGGLVTVGYATAPPAPTTTAAPTPPPATATPSPTATATPTDEDEPDEDEPDENGPGKKGDKGKDRGNG from the coding sequence ATGGAACCGAACGGCCGGCTCCTCGGGGGCCGTTACGAGCTGACCGGGCTCATCGCGACCGGCGGCATGGGGCAGGTGTGGCAGGGCCGGGACAACGTCCTCGCCCGCGACGTCGCGATCAAGGTCCTGCGCAGCGAGTTCACCGGCGACCCGACCTTCCTGGCCCGCTTCCGCTCCGAGGCCCAGCTCGCCGCCGGCCTCGTGCACCCCAACATCGCCACGCTCTTCGACTACGGCGAGGTGCCCGCCGCCGACCCGGCCGCCGAGCACCTCGCCTACCTGGTCATGGAGCTGGTGCGCGGTGAGTCGCTGGGCACGGTCCTGCACCGCGACCGCCGGCTGAGCCCGGAGCGCACGCTGGACGTGCTGCGGCAGAGCGCGGCCGGGCTCGCCGCCGCGCACGCCGCCGGCGTCGTCCACCGCGACGTCAAGCCGGGCAACCTGCTGCTCGCCGACGACGGCACCGTCAAGGTCACCGACTTCGGGGTCGCGGTCACCGCCGCCAGCCAGCAGCTCACCCAGGTGGGCCAGGTCATCGGCACCGCCAGCTACCTCTCCCCCGAGCAGGCCCAGGGTGCCCGGGCCACCCCCGCCAGCGACGTCTACGCCCTCGGCCTGGTCGGCTACGAGTGCCTCTCCGGGCTGCGCGCCTTCGACGGCGAGAGCTCGGTGCAGGTGCTGATGGCCCAGATCCACGACACCCCCGCCCCGCTGCCGGACGACGTCCCCGCGCCGGTGCGCCGGCTCGTCGAGACCGCCATGGCCAAGGACCCGGCCGCCCGGTTCCGCGACGGCGCGGCGTTCCGCGACGCCGTCGACGCCCTGCGCGGTGGTCGGCGACCTGCCGCCGAGGGCCCCCGCACGGCGGTGCTGCCCGCCGTCCCGGGCCTCGCCGCCGGCCCGGCCGACGACCGCACCGTGTCGGTGCGCACCGCCGCGGCCGGAACGACGCCACCGCGCACGACCCGCGCCCTGTCCACCGCGCGGCCCGCACCGGTGGCACCCCCGCCACGCGACCGGCGCCGGCTGCTGCTGCCCCTGCTCGCGGTGCTGGCCATCGCCGCGATCGTGGTCGGCGTCGTCGTCCTGGGCGACCGGTCGGGCGGCACCGCAGCGGACCCGGCGCCCTCACCCGCGGCGCCGGTCACGTCGGCTGCCGCCACACCCACCGCCACCAGCACGGCGCCGCGCAGCTCGGCCGCCCCGACGACCCAGCCGACCCGGCTGCGGGCCTCCGACTACATCGGCCTCGAGGTGTCCGCCGTCAGCGCACGGCTCAAGGCCATGGGCTACCAGGTGCGGGAGCGTCCCCAGCAGGTCGCCGACGAGGTGCCCGGCACGGTGCTCAGCGTCGAGCCGAACGGTGCGCTCCCCGGGGGCGGCCTCGTCACCGTCGGGTACGCCACCGCTCCCCCGGCGCCCACCACCACCGCGGCGCCGACCCCGCCTCCGGCCACCGCCACCCCCTCGCCGACCGCGACGGCCACGCCGACGGACGAGGACGAGCCCGACGAGGACGAGCCGGACGAGAACGGGCCCGGCAAGAAGGGCGACAAGGGCAAGGACCGCGGCAACGGCTGA
- a CDS encoding sensor histidine kinase → MDRGRRELLREVGPPLLLAVLTTGALMRVRDGAVSPGELALSIALWLPALARRRAPVLAFAATAVLVAAHWVPAGLDADDLLPADLALWVTLAAVAELRPLRTTLAATAVCELLVLGSLLGDPLSAAPADEGHPVGLFTAITVAAALFGRNRRTRHALVTHLRERAERAEQERDQQARIAVAEERSRIAREVHDVVSHNISVMTALADGAGFALATDAGRPQAREAVAAIADTGRGAIAEMHRLLGVFRTEDDSSRAPAPGLADLPALVEQVRAAGLPTTLTVTGRPAPLGATAQLAVYRLVQEALTNTRKHAPDARHAEVTLAWDDAALHVRVRDDGTAAAPVSGHGGQGLVGMRERFGAHGGAVSAGRASGGWLVDASLPLPAAVGAP, encoded by the coding sequence ATGGACCGAGGTCGACGGGAGCTGCTGCGGGAGGTCGGCCCGCCACTGCTGCTGGCGGTGCTGACCACCGGGGCGCTGATGCGGGTGCGCGACGGCGCGGTGAGCCCGGGCGAGCTGGCCCTCAGCATCGCGCTGTGGCTGCCCGCCCTGGCCCGCCGCCGCGCCCCGGTGCTGGCGTTCGCGGCGACCGCGGTGCTCGTGGCGGCGCACTGGGTCCCGGCCGGCCTGGACGCCGACGACCTGCTGCCGGCCGACCTGGCGCTCTGGGTCACGCTCGCCGCGGTGGCCGAGCTGCGGCCGCTGCGCACGACCCTGGCCGCCACCGCGGTCTGCGAGCTGCTGGTGCTGGGCAGCCTGCTCGGCGACCCGCTGAGCGCCGCGCCGGCCGACGAGGGCCACCCGGTCGGGCTGTTCACCGCGATCACCGTCGCCGCGGCGCTGTTCGGCCGCAACCGGCGCACCCGGCACGCGCTGGTGACCCACCTGCGCGAACGCGCCGAGCGGGCCGAGCAGGAACGCGACCAGCAGGCTCGGATCGCCGTCGCCGAGGAGCGCAGCCGGATCGCCCGCGAGGTGCACGACGTCGTCTCGCACAACATCTCGGTGATGACCGCCCTGGCCGACGGCGCCGGCTTCGCCCTGGCCACCGACGCCGGCCGGCCGCAGGCACGGGAGGCCGTCGCCGCCATCGCCGACACCGGCCGCGGCGCGATCGCCGAGATGCACCGGCTGCTCGGGGTGTTCCGCACCGAGGACGACTCCTCCCGCGCCCCCGCACCCGGCCTGGCCGACCTGCCCGCACTGGTCGAGCAGGTCCGTGCCGCCGGGCTGCCCACCACGCTCACCGTCACCGGCCGGCCCGCACCGCTGGGCGCCACCGCCCAGCTGGCCGTCTACCGGCTGGTGCAGGAGGCGCTCACCAACACCCGCAAGCACGCCCCCGACGCCCGGCACGCCGAGGTCACCCTCGCCTGGGACGACGCCGCGCTGCACGTCCGCGTGCGGGACGACGGCACCGCCGCGGCACCGGTCAGCGGGCACGGCGGGCAGGGCCTGGTCGGCATGCGCGAGCGGTTCGGCGCCCACGGCGGTGCGGTGTCCGCCGGTCGCGCGTCCGGCGGCTGGCTGGTCGACGCCTCGCTGCCGCTGCCCGCGGCGGTGGGTGCACCGTGA
- a CDS encoding MFS transporter, with protein sequence MFHTRRPGNALVRAAGLSYFPLAFIARLPFAMMTVGVLTLVVAERGSLTLGGLNSAAAGLGTALAGPLLGAAVDRLGQRRVLVPVGLVNAALLGTFPFVVTSAAPDAALLALSVLIGVSAPQISPMSRTRLVGLIRRSVAPDRRETLVNGTMAYESAADETVFVVGPFLVGLLATALAPWLAVAAAAVLTLVFVTWFALHPSGRLEPTATRTVTAQAPARELLRLPLLTVVTGTLGVGLFFGATLTSLTGFLAADGDGDRAGLLYGVMGIGSAVLALGTAALPTRFTLPARSLAFGGLLLAAAVLFATARSEAGLVVALAVLGCGVGPTLVTLYGLGTRLSPAGRAATTMTMLGSAVVVGQAVASAVTGLVIDGLGAATALALPAVAAGLVVAAGVAHALAAHRPVAVPRVAVPAH encoded by the coding sequence ATGTTCCACACGCGCCGTCCCGGCAACGCACTCGTGCGCGCCGCAGGGCTCTCGTACTTCCCGCTCGCCTTCATCGCCCGGCTGCCGTTCGCCATGATGACCGTCGGGGTGCTCACCCTGGTCGTCGCCGAGCGCGGCTCGCTGACCCTCGGCGGGCTCAACTCCGCGGCCGCGGGCCTGGGCACCGCACTGGCCGGCCCGTTGCTCGGCGCGGCCGTCGACCGGCTCGGCCAGCGCCGGGTGCTCGTCCCGGTGGGGCTGGTCAACGCCGCCCTGCTCGGGACGTTCCCCTTCGTGGTCACCAGCGCTGCACCTGACGCAGCCCTGCTCGCGCTGTCGGTGCTGATCGGTGTCTCCGCACCCCAGATCAGCCCCATGTCGCGCACCCGGCTGGTCGGGCTGATCCGCCGGTCGGTCGCCCCGGACCGCCGCGAGACGCTGGTCAACGGGACGATGGCCTACGAGTCCGCGGCCGACGAGACGGTGTTCGTCGTCGGCCCGTTCCTGGTCGGGCTGCTCGCCACCGCCCTCGCCCCCTGGCTGGCGGTCGCGGCCGCGGCGGTGCTCACGCTGGTGTTCGTCACCTGGTTCGCGCTGCACCCCTCCGGGCGGCTCGAGCCCACGGCGACCCGCACCGTCACCGCGCAGGCACCGGCCCGCGAACTGCTCCGCCTGCCGCTGCTCACGGTGGTCACCGGCACGCTCGGCGTCGGGCTGTTCTTCGGCGCGACGCTGACCTCGCTCACCGGCTTCCTCGCCGCCGACGGCGACGGCGACCGGGCCGGCCTGCTCTACGGCGTGATGGGCATCGGCTCGGCCGTGCTCGCGCTGGGCACCGCGGCGCTGCCCACCCGGTTCACCCTGCCCGCCCGGTCACTGGCCTTCGGTGGGCTGCTGCTGGCCGCCGCCGTCCTGTTCGCCACCGCGCGCTCGGAGGCCGGGCTGGTCGTGGCGCTCGCCGTGCTCGGCTGCGGGGTCGGACCGACCCTGGTCACCCTCTACGGCCTGGGCACCCGCCTGAGCCCGGCCGGCCGCGCGGCGACCACCATGACGATGCTCGGCTCCGCCGTGGTGGTCGGCCAGGCGGTCGCCTCGGCGGTCACCGGGCTGGTCATCGACGGCCTCGGTGCTGCGACCGCGCTGGCGCTGCCCGCGGTCGCCGCGGGGCTCGTGGTGGCCGCAGGCGTCGCGCACGCGCTCGCCGCCCACCGGCCGGTCGCCGTCCCGCGGGTCGCCGTCCCGGCGCACTGA
- a CDS encoding ABC transporter permease subunit: MTAVLDAPARSHTAATGGGVTGLLRGEWVKLRSLRSTWIALGTGLVLMVLLTWLFTATADSGGPGGDGGGPGSLAATDPIGLSLASFRLAQLFIGVVGVLLVTGEYATKTITTTFAAVPRRWPVVLAKAVVFGVLVFVSSLVASVVSFVVGQASLGDLGVGFGADGVPRALLGTAAYLTAIGLFGMALGWLLRSTAAGIATLFALVLLLPGLGQLLPASWGPDVVRLLPGEAGQQIATIVPEPSALGPWTGGAVLLAWLVVSATAAVVLLRRRDA, from the coding sequence ATGACCGCCGTCCTGGACGCCCCGGCCCGCTCGCACACCGCCGCGACCGGCGGCGGCGTGACCGGCCTGCTGCGCGGTGAGTGGGTCAAGCTCCGCTCGCTGCGCTCCACCTGGATCGCCCTGGGCACCGGGCTGGTGCTCATGGTGCTGCTGACCTGGCTGTTCACCGCGACCGCCGACAGCGGCGGCCCGGGCGGCGACGGCGGCGGGCCGGGCTCGCTGGCCGCCACCGACCCGATCGGGCTGAGCCTGGCCAGCTTCCGGCTGGCCCAGCTGTTCATCGGCGTCGTCGGCGTGCTGCTGGTCACCGGTGAGTACGCCACCAAGACCATCACCACCACCTTCGCCGCCGTCCCGCGCCGCTGGCCGGTGGTGCTGGCCAAGGCCGTCGTCTTCGGCGTGCTGGTGTTCGTGAGCTCGCTGGTCGCCTCGGTGGTCTCCTTCGTCGTGGGGCAGGCCTCCCTCGGCGACCTCGGCGTGGGCTTCGGCGCCGACGGCGTCCCCCGGGCGCTGCTGGGCACCGCCGCCTACCTGACCGCGATCGGGCTGTTCGGCATGGCGCTGGGCTGGCTGCTGCGCTCCACCGCCGCCGGCATCGCCACCCTGTTCGCGCTCGTCCTGCTGCTGCCGGGCCTGGGGCAGCTGCTGCCCGCCAGCTGGGGTCCCGACGTCGTCCGGCTGCTGCCGGGCGAGGCCGGCCAGCAGATCGCCACGATCGTCCCAGAGCCTTCCGCGCTCGGCCCGTGGACCGGTGGCGCCGTGCTGCTGGCCTGGCTGGTGGTCTCCGCGACCGCCGCGGTCGTGCTGCTCCGCCGCCGGGACGCGTGA
- a CDS encoding ATP-binding cassette domain-containing protein, which translates to MIEVQQLAKRYGEKTAVADLTFTVRPGVVTGFLGPNGAGKSTTMRMIMGLDHPTSGTALVNGKRYAEHRAPLREVGALLEARALHPGRTARAHLTALAATAGLPKGRVDEVLDLAGITSVADRRVGGFSLGMGQRLGVATALIGDPATVVLDEPVNGLDPDGVLWIRTLTRRLAAEGRTVFLSSHLMSEMAQTAEHLIVVGRGRLLSDTSTADFIDHAGGESVRVRSPRAGELTGLLAAEGVTVTSGQTGVLDVRGLDAAAIGDRALAAGIALHELTVVRPSLEDAFMTLTRDEREYRTDEEIAA; encoded by the coding sequence ATGATCGAGGTACAGCAGCTGGCCAAGAGGTACGGCGAGAAGACCGCCGTCGCCGACCTCACCTTCACCGTCCGGCCCGGCGTCGTGACCGGCTTCCTGGGGCCCAACGGCGCCGGGAAGTCGACCACGATGCGCATGATCATGGGCCTGGACCACCCGACCTCGGGCACCGCGCTGGTCAACGGCAAGCGGTACGCCGAGCACCGCGCCCCGCTCCGCGAGGTCGGCGCGCTGCTGGAGGCCCGCGCGCTGCACCCGGGTCGCACCGCCCGCGCCCACCTCACCGCCCTCGCCGCCACCGCCGGCCTGCCGAAGGGCCGGGTCGACGAGGTCCTGGACCTCGCCGGCATCACCTCCGTCGCCGACCGCCGGGTGGGCGGGTTCTCCCTGGGCATGGGGCAGCGCCTGGGCGTGGCCACCGCGCTCATCGGCGACCCGGCCACCGTCGTCCTGGACGAGCCGGTCAACGGCCTGGACCCCGACGGCGTGCTGTGGATCCGCACCCTCACCCGCCGGCTCGCCGCCGAGGGCCGCACGGTCTTCCTCTCCTCGCACCTGATGAGCGAGATGGCCCAGACCGCCGAGCACCTGATCGTCGTCGGCCGCGGCCGGCTCCTGTCCGACACCTCGACCGCGGACTTCATCGACCACGCCGGCGGGGAGTCGGTGCGGGTGCGCAGCCCGCGGGCCGGCGAGCTCACCGGGCTGCTGGCCGCCGAGGGCGTCACCGTCACCTCCGGCCAGACCGGGGTGCTCGACGTGCGCGGGCTGGACGCCGCCGCCATCGGTGACCGCGCCCTGGCCGCCGGCATCGCGCTGCACGAGCTCACCGTCGTCCGGCCCTCGCTGGAGGACGCCTTCATGACCCTCACCCGCGACGAGCGCGAGTACCGCACCGACGAGGAGATCGCCGCATGA
- a CDS encoding DUF4407 domain-containing protein → MKVRNRTTGDRLAVLAGARLDVLAVAPGARAKFVALGGVLVSTGGLAALSMAFALHMALGVWWPLAALIGVGWGMVIINLDRMLLVGMAHDSSWLRNAAMAVPRIGLAVLLGTVISTPLTLQVFSKEIDTTIVTLQAEAAERFTDELGADARYAPIPVLEQQIAEEQAVLAGGGAGDANADPRVTGAQTERDAKQATYDAEAQKYSDLRTRAQCELDGTCGSGEEGEGAAYFGAAAAADAQADVRDAAKAELDAADRALQQARDAAETDAVSAGARNVAMAQTDLATHTAELQRLTTAKVGEQAAFDAQNAQSDGLLARIEAMDRLAQDRPAAGTAHLLLFLLFLSVELLPVLMKVMLNFSDPTAYDRLEVLRDEEDVAAEEIRRNGRQRAQQARADLVVAAETDRMAREILDREIAAREEAERAAERKARRREARSLRRVLGRMVRTPGAEADESPAAKLEPTLDTGELEAMMVAPSAVRPWGTAANQPPVPAPRSAATVSADN, encoded by the coding sequence ATGAAGGTCCGCAATCGCACCACCGGTGACCGGCTGGCCGTGCTCGCAGGTGCCCGGCTCGACGTGCTCGCCGTCGCTCCGGGCGCCCGCGCGAAGTTCGTCGCCCTCGGCGGCGTGCTCGTCAGCACGGGTGGCCTGGCGGCGCTGTCCATGGCGTTCGCGCTGCACATGGCGCTGGGCGTCTGGTGGCCGCTGGCCGCGCTGATCGGCGTGGGCTGGGGGATGGTGATCATCAACCTGGACCGGATGCTGCTGGTCGGGATGGCGCACGACTCCTCGTGGCTGCGCAACGCCGCGATGGCCGTGCCGCGCATCGGCCTGGCCGTCCTGCTGGGCACGGTCATCTCCACCCCGCTGACGCTGCAGGTGTTCAGCAAGGAGATCGACACCACGATCGTCACGCTGCAGGCCGAGGCCGCGGAGCGGTTCACCGACGAGCTGGGTGCCGACGCCCGCTACGCGCCGATCCCGGTGCTGGAGCAGCAGATCGCCGAGGAGCAGGCTGTGCTCGCCGGCGGGGGCGCGGGCGACGCGAACGCCGACCCGCGGGTGACCGGTGCGCAGACCGAGCGCGACGCCAAGCAGGCCACCTACGACGCCGAGGCCCAGAAGTACTCCGACCTGCGGACCAGGGCGCAGTGCGAGCTCGACGGCACCTGCGGCTCGGGTGAGGAGGGTGAGGGCGCGGCCTACTTCGGTGCCGCCGCTGCCGCCGACGCGCAGGCCGACGTCCGGGACGCCGCCAAGGCCGAGCTGGACGCCGCCGACCGGGCGCTGCAGCAGGCCCGGGACGCCGCCGAGACCGACGCGGTGAGCGCCGGTGCGCGCAACGTCGCGATGGCCCAGACCGACCTGGCCACCCACACCGCCGAGCTGCAGCGGCTGACCACGGCCAAGGTCGGCGAGCAGGCCGCCTTCGACGCGCAGAACGCCCAGAGCGACGGGCTGCTGGCCCGCATCGAGGCGATGGACCGGCTGGCCCAGGACCGCCCGGCGGCCGGCACGGCACACCTGCTGCTGTTCCTGCTCTTCCTGTCCGTCGAGCTGCTGCCGGTGCTGATGAAGGTGATGCTCAACTTCTCCGACCCGACGGCCTACGACCGGCTGGAGGTGCTCCGCGACGAGGAGGACGTCGCCGCGGAGGAGATCCGCCGCAACGGCCGGCAGCGCGCCCAGCAGGCCCGGGCCGACCTCGTCGTCGCGGCCGAGACCGACCGGATGGCGCGGGAGATCCTCGACCGGGAGATCGCCGCCCGCGAGGAGGCCGAGCGGGCCGCCGAGCGCAAGGCGCGCCGCCGCGAGGCCCGCAGCCTGCGCCGGGTGCTGGGCCGGATGGTCCGCACGCCGGGTGCCGAGGCCGACGAGTCCCCGGCGGCGAAGCTGGAGCCCACCCTGGACACCGGCGAGCTCGAGGCCATGATGGTCGCCCCGTCAGCGGTCCGGCCGTGGGGCACCGCGGCCAACCAGCCGCCGGTCCCCGCGCCCCGCTCCGCCGCCACCGTGTCGGCCGACAACTGA
- a CDS encoding NUDIX hydrolase family protein, giving the protein MTEVTNSDTGWLSREEMDSARERLPILYVDAVPVRVDDHGVVTAIGLLLRIGGDGQVKRALVSGRVLYHERVRSALLRNLEKDLGPLALPRVPAAPQPFTIAEYFPTPGVTPFHDPRQHAVSLAYVVPVEGDCAPQQDALELTWFSPEDARKPEVLAELANGQGTLLLQALAHLGV; this is encoded by the coding sequence ATGACCGAGGTGACGAACTCCGACACTGGCTGGCTCTCCCGGGAGGAGATGGACTCCGCGCGCGAGCGGCTGCCGATCCTCTACGTCGACGCCGTGCCGGTGCGCGTGGACGACCACGGCGTGGTCACCGCCATCGGCCTGCTGCTGCGCATCGGCGGCGACGGGCAGGTCAAGCGGGCGCTGGTCTCGGGCCGTGTGCTCTACCACGAGCGCGTCCGGTCGGCGCTGCTGCGCAACCTGGAGAAGGACCTCGGCCCGCTGGCGCTGCCCCGGGTCCCGGCCGCCCCGCAGCCGTTCACGATCGCCGAGTACTTCCCGACGCCGGGCGTCACGCCGTTCCACGACCCGCGGCAGCACGCGGTGTCGCTGGCCTACGTCGTCCCGGTCGAGGGGGACTGCGCGCCGCAGCAGGACGCCCTCGAGCTGACCTGGTTCTCACCCGAGGACGCCCGCAAGCCCGAGGTGCTGGCCGAGCTGGCCAACGGCCAGGGCACGTTGCTGCTGCAGGCGCTCGCGCACCTCGGCGTCTGA
- a CDS encoding LLM class flavin-dependent oxidoreductase: MPAPGVPLQKLGFLTIGVFDDADPRAGHETTLRVIELGEQLGLDSAWLRDRHLQYGISSPVAVLAAATQRTSRIELGTAVIPMAWENPLRLAEDLATVDVLSGGRLNPGVSVGPPMHWDDVKAALYPDTADVEDFSYERVARFMRFVNGAPASSFRGKEGVVEEWSDRVQPHAAGLRSRLWYGGASLRSAQWAGENGLNFLTSSVVKAEATEDFATEQASQVQAYKAAHPAGRVSQGLVVIPTDSATPEQRAKYEAYAAERTPRTRSPQGPGRLMFAADLVGTAEQVAEQLYAHAGFREVEEVVFALPFSFEPEDYVQILTDIAGKLGPALGWSPAG; the protein is encoded by the coding sequence ATGCCTGCTCCCGGTGTGCCGCTGCAGAAGCTCGGGTTCCTGACCATCGGCGTCTTCGACGACGCCGACCCCCGCGCCGGGCACGAGACGACGCTGCGGGTCATCGAGCTGGGCGAGCAGCTGGGCCTCGACAGCGCCTGGCTGCGCGACCGGCACCTGCAGTACGGCATCTCCTCCCCCGTCGCGGTGCTCGCCGCGGCCACCCAGCGCACCTCGCGGATCGAGCTCGGCACGGCGGTCATCCCGATGGCCTGGGAGAACCCGCTGCGGCTGGCGGAGGACCTCGCCACGGTCGACGTCCTGTCCGGTGGGCGGCTCAACCCCGGGGTGTCGGTCGGCCCGCCGATGCACTGGGACGACGTCAAGGCCGCGCTCTACCCCGACACCGCCGACGTGGAGGACTTCTCCTACGAGCGGGTCGCCCGCTTCATGCGCTTCGTCAACGGCGCCCCGGCGTCGAGCTTCCGCGGCAAGGAGGGCGTGGTCGAGGAGTGGTCGGACCGCGTCCAGCCGCACGCGGCGGGCCTGCGGTCGCGGCTCTGGTACGGCGGGGCGTCGCTGCGGTCGGCGCAGTGGGCGGGGGAGAACGGGCTCAACTTCCTCACCTCCAGCGTCGTCAAGGCCGAGGCGACCGAGGACTTCGCCACCGAGCAGGCCAGCCAGGTGCAGGCCTACAAGGCCGCCCACCCGGCGGGGCGGGTGTCGCAGGGGCTGGTGGTCATCCCGACCGACTCCGCGACACCGGAGCAGCGGGCCAAGTACGAGGCCTACGCCGCCGAGCGCACGCCGCGCACCCGCTCACCGCAGGGCCCCGGCCGGCTGATGTTCGCCGCCGACCTGGTGGGCACGGCCGAGCAGGTCGCCGAGCAGCTGTACGCCCACGCCGGCTTCCGCGAGGTCGAGGAGGTCGTCTTCGCGCTGCCCTTCAGCTTCGAGCCCGAGGACTACGTGCAGATCCTCACCGACATCGCCGGCAAGCTCGGCCCGGCACTGGGCTGGTCACCCGCCGGCTGA
- a CDS encoding response regulator transcription factor has product MTTVLLVDDEPLLRLGFGMVLAAHPDLTVVGEAGNGAEAVELTRRLLPDVVVMDVRMPVLDGVEATRQIVSAGLPSRIVVLTTFDLDEYAFAALQAGASGFLLKNTEPAGLVAAIRTVASGDAVVAPRVTRRLLETFAGQLGAPDRTPDPRLARLTDREREVLQQVATGRSNAEIAVELTVSELTVKTHVGRMLTKLELRDRTQAAVFAYRERLVVPD; this is encoded by the coding sequence GTGACCACCGTCCTGCTCGTCGACGACGAGCCGCTGCTGCGGCTGGGCTTCGGCATGGTGCTGGCCGCCCACCCCGACCTCACCGTGGTCGGCGAGGCGGGCAACGGCGCCGAGGCCGTCGAGCTCACCCGGCGGCTGCTCCCGGACGTCGTGGTGATGGACGTGCGGATGCCGGTGCTCGACGGCGTGGAGGCCACCCGGCAGATCGTGAGCGCGGGGCTGCCCAGCCGGATCGTGGTGCTCACCACCTTCGACCTGGACGAGTACGCCTTCGCCGCGCTGCAGGCCGGTGCCAGCGGCTTCCTGCTCAAGAACACCGAGCCCGCCGGGCTGGTCGCCGCGATCCGCACCGTCGCCAGCGGGGACGCCGTCGTCGCCCCGCGGGTCACCCGGCGACTGCTGGAGACCTTCGCCGGTCAGCTCGGCGCCCCCGACCGGACGCCGGACCCGCGGCTGGCCCGGCTCACCGACCGGGAGCGGGAGGTGCTGCAGCAGGTGGCCACCGGCCGCTCCAACGCCGAGATCGCCGTCGAGCTCACCGTCTCGGAGCTGACGGTGAAGACCCACGTGGGCCGGATGCTGACCAAGCTGGAGCTGCGCGACCGCACCCAGGCCGCCGTGTTCGCCTACCGGGAGCGGCTGGTCGTCCCCGACTGA
- a CDS encoding sigma-70 family RNA polymerase sigma factor, with product MTLLAGPDQGRTAEPLAELLDRWTGPALSLARRVVADDRIAEDVVQEAFLAYWRNPGAFASARGSFGAWFLSLVHHKAVDAVRHEASLRRRTDADAEDRARTDEHGAPDVAELVTDRMGDARVRRALEELPEAQREALVLAYWGGYTQREIAARTGAPLGTVKTRMFAGMRRLQQVLDGGGLTAVV from the coding sequence GTGACACTCCTCGCCGGTCCGGACCAGGGCCGCACGGCCGAGCCCCTCGCCGAGCTGCTCGACCGCTGGACGGGCCCGGCGCTGAGCCTGGCCCGGCGGGTCGTCGCCGACGACCGGATCGCCGAGGACGTCGTCCAGGAGGCGTTCCTGGCGTACTGGCGCAACCCTGGGGCCTTCGCCTCCGCCCGCGGGTCGTTCGGGGCGTGGTTCCTGTCGCTGGTGCACCACAAGGCCGTCGACGCCGTCCGGCACGAGGCGTCGCTGCGGCGGCGCACCGACGCCGACGCCGAGGACCGGGCCCGCACCGACGAACACGGTGCACCCGACGTCGCCGAGCTGGTCACCGACCGGATGGGCGACGCCCGCGTCCGGCGGGCGCTCGAGGAGCTGCCCGAGGCCCAGCGCGAGGCGCTCGTGCTCGCCTACTGGGGCGGGTACACGCAGCGCGAGATCGCCGCGCGCACCGGCGCCCCGCTGGGCACGGTGAAGACCCGGATGTTCGCCGGGATGCGCCGCCTCCAGCAGGTCCTGGACGGCGGGGGTCTCACCGCCGTCGTCTGA